The Juglans microcarpa x Juglans regia isolate MS1-56 chromosome 2S, Jm3101_v1.0, whole genome shotgun sequence genome has a window encoding:
- the LOC121252727 gene encoding potassium transporter 8-like has protein sequence MDLEGEIRSQPIKKDSWKTLLTLAYQSLGVVYGDLSTSPLYVYKSTFAEDITHSDTNEEIYGVLSFVFWTITLVPLLKYVFIVLRADDNGEGGTFALYSLLCRHARVSALPNCQLADEELSEYTKDGVESNDGNIGRRLKSTLEKHKVLQRLLLVLALIGTCMVIGDGVLTPAISVFSAVSGLELSMSKEHHRYVEVPVACIILVFLFALQHYGTHRVGFLFAPVVITWLLCISAIGVYNIFHWNPHVYQALSPYYMYKFLKKTQRGGWMSLGGILLCITGSEAMFADLGHFSQLSIKIAFTCMVYPSLILAYMGQAAYLSKHHAIESHYRIGFYVSVPEKIRWPVLGIAILAAVVGSQAIITGTFSIIKQCSALGCFPRVKIVHTSSKIHGQIYIPEINWTLMLLCLAVTIGFRDTKRMGNAAGLAVITVMLVTTCLMSLVIVLCWHRSIFLAVCFIFFFGSIEALYFSASLIKFREGAWVPIALSFIFLIVMYVWHYGTLKKYEFDVQNKVSINWLLSLGPSLGIVRVKGIGLIHTELVSGIPAIFSHFVTNLPAFHQVVVFLCIKSVPVPHVRPGERFLVGRVGPREYRLYRCIARYGYRDVRKDDNELEKDLVCSIAEFIRSEGPAYDVGTEDVENDEKMTVVGTSSSNVEGIRVCEDDGNVGEMAGTSELREINSPKRVRKRVRFVVPKSPQIDIDAREELRELMDAREAGMAFIMGHSYVRAKKGSSFMKKVVINLGYDFLRRNFREPTFALNIPYASTLEVGMVYHV, from the exons ATGGATTTGGAGGGTGAAATCCGTAGCCAGCCAATCAAG aAGGACTCGTGGAAGACTCTTTTAACATTGGCTTATCAGAGCTTAGGTGTTGTCTATGGAGATTTAAGTACTTCTCCATTATATGTATACAAGAGCACTTTTGCTGAGGATATTACGCATTCAGATACGAATGAGGAAATATATGGGGTTTTGTCTTTTGTGTTCTGGACAATTACGCTGGTGCCGCTGCTCAAGTACGTGTTTATTGTGCTTAGAGCTGATGATAATGGTGAAGGTGGGACTTTTGCTCTGTATTCATTGCTATGCCGGCACGCCCGAGTCAGCGCATTGCCCAATTGCCAGCTTGCTGACGAGGAGCTATCGGAGTACACAAAAGACGGAGTTGAATCCAACGATGGAAATATTGGGCGGAGACTAAAATCGACATTGGAGAAGCATAAAGTGTTGCAAAGGTTACTGCTTGTTCTGGCTTTGATTGGGACTTGTATGGTTATTGGGGATGGGGTCCTTACACCAGCAATTTCTG TGTTTTCGGCTGTGTCCGGGCTGGAGCTTTCCATGTCAAAAGAGCACCACCGAT ATGTTGAAGTCCCAGTTGCTTGTATCATACTGGTATTTTTGTTTGCTCTCCAACATTACGGGACACATCGGGTAGGGTTCCTCTTTGCACCTGTCGTGATTACGTGGCTTTTATGCATCAGTGCTATTGGTGTGTATAATATCTTCCACTGGAATCCCCATGTTTATCAAGCACTCTCTCCATACTACATGTACAAATTTTTGAAGAAGACACAAAGGGGAGGGTGGATGTCCTTGGGTGGGATTCTTTTATGTATAACAG GCTCGGAAGCTATGTTTGCTGATCTTGGACATTTTTCACAGTTGTCTATTAAG ATTGCTTTCACTTGTATGGTGTACCCATCCTTAATCCTAGCATATATGGGACAAGCTGCTTATCTTTCTAAGCATCATGCTATTGAAAGTCACTATCGGATTGGATTCTATGTCTCAGTACCTG AGAAAATAAGATGGCCTGTTCTGGGAATAGCCATACTTGCAGCCGTGGTGGGAAGCCAAGCCATCATTACTGGGACTTTCTCTATTATCAAGCAGTGCTCTGCTTTGGGTTGCTTTCCAAGGGTCAAAATTGTCCACACATCATCTAAAATACATGGACAAATTTATATCCCGGAGATCAATTGGACCTTAATGCTGTTATGCCTGGCTGTTACCATTGGCTTTAGGGACACAAAACGCATGGGTAATGCAGCAG GTTTGGCAGTTATAACCGTTATGCTGGTAACCACCTGCCTGATGTCTCTAGTCATAGTCCTTTGCTGGCACAGAAGCATCTTCCTAGCCGTTTGCTTTATATTCTTCTTTGGCTCCATTGAAGCACTCTACTTTTCAGCGTCCCTCATCAAGTTCCGTGAAGGAGCATGGGTCCCCATTGCCCTCTCATTTATCTTCTTAATTGTCATGTATGTTTGGCATTATGGCACACTCAAGAAATATGAGTTTGATGTTCAAAATAAGGTATCCATCAACTGGCTCCTCAGTCTTGGTCCCAGCCTTGGAATTGTTCGGGTCAAGGGGATTGGACTTATACATACAGAGCTAGTTTCTGGGATCCCAGCTATTTTCTCTCACTTTGTCACCAATCTCCCAGCTTTCCACCAGGTTGTAGTATTCCTCTGCATCAAATCTGTTCCAGTGCCACATGTCAGGCCCGGCGAAAGGTTCTTGGTCGGAAGAGTTGGTCCAAGGGAGTATCGGCTCTATAGATGCATAGCACGGTATGGCTATCGTGATGTTCGAAAAGATGACAATGAGCTTGAAAAAGATCTTGTTTGTAGTATTGCAGAATTTATCCGGTCAGAGGGACCGGCATACGATGTGGGAACAGAAGATGTGGAGAATGATGAAAAGATGACAGTTGTGGGGACTTCATCATCGAACGTTGAAGGTATAAGAGTGTGTGAAGATGATGGAAACGTTGGAGAAATGGCAGGTACTTCAGAGTTGAGGGAAATTAACTCCCCAAAAAGGGTTAGGAAGAGAGTGAGATTTGTTGTGCCAAAGAGTCCACAAATTGATATAGATGCACGTGAGGAGCTGCGGGAACTGATGGACGCTAGGGAGGCAGGAATGGCATTTATTATGGGGCATTCATATGTGAGAGCAAAGAAAGGGTCCAGTTTCATGAAGAAAGTCGTGATTAATCTTGGCTATGATTTCTTGAGGAGAAACTTCAGAGAACCAACTTTTGCTTTGAACATTCCTTATGCATCCACTCTAGAGGTCGGGATGGTCTACCATGTTTAA